In the Candidatus Electrothrix sp. GW3-4 genome, one interval contains:
- a CDS encoding thioredoxin family protein, with amino-acid sequence MKKRPASLLLILTILAAILLGNTYTAEAITTSKWYTKASSFEKIEEAAQKKNKPYILFFYTDWCGYCKKMNKKYLSNAKIKLILAKHYRIKINPDNGEEEKALATAKGVNGYPDFRIVHPDGHTLRIHPFRDGGSLKVKAFIRDLKAALKGKS; translated from the coding sequence ATGAAAAAACGTCCCGCATCCCTCCTGCTGATCCTGACCATCCTCGCTGCAATCCTTCTCGGTAATACTTATACCGCAGAGGCGATTACAACGAGCAAATGGTACACCAAGGCATCCAGCTTTGAAAAGATAGAGGAGGCAGCACAAAAAAAGAACAAACCCTACATCCTCTTTTTCTATACAGATTGGTGTGGATACTGCAAGAAGATGAACAAAAAGTATCTCAGCAATGCCAAGATAAAACTAATCCTAGCCAAACACTACAGGATTAAAATCAACCCTGATAACGGCGAGGAGGAAAAGGCCTTGGCCACGGCAAAAGGCGTGAATGGTTATCCTGATTTCAGGATAGTCCATCCTGATGGGCACACTCTAAGAATTCATCCCTTCCGGGACGGTGGGTCTTTGAAGGTCAAAGCATTTATCAGGGATTTGAAGGCTGCTCTTAAGGGAAAAAGCTAA
- a CDS encoding NERD domain-containing protein: MNFSPTIYEVLKTLWWVIPMMLFLAFLGSPKFKGIFGEALVKVAAWLRLPAKVYHPIHNVTIPTLDGTTQIDHIFVSCFGIFVVETKNMKGWIFGGENQKQWTQRIFKKSSPFQNPLHQNYKHVKALETLLAVPPETLHSVIVFMGDSTFKSPMPANVTRGGDYITYIKSFRNPVLSEAQVQKAIAQIQSGRLTPSWETDRQHVHQLKNRADPNAERKCPKCGKPMVLRTAKRGANAGNQFWGCSAYPKCRMVQNIN; this comes from the coding sequence ATGAATTTCTCGCCAACCATCTATGAAGTTTTGAAAACGCTTTGGTGGGTCATCCCAATGATGCTGTTCCTCGCCTTCCTGGGGTCTCCCAAGTTCAAAGGGATATTTGGGGAAGCCTTAGTCAAGGTTGCGGCATGGTTACGCCTTCCTGCCAAAGTCTACCATCCTATCCATAATGTGACGATACCGACCCTGGACGGCACAACGCAGATTGACCATATCTTTGTTTCTTGTTTTGGCATCTTCGTCGTAGAAACGAAGAACATGAAGGGTTGGATCTTTGGCGGAGAGAATCAAAAGCAGTGGACACAGCGAATATTCAAAAAATCATCTCCATTTCAAAACCCACTGCACCAAAACTACAAGCATGTCAAAGCACTGGAGACCTTACTTGCTGTCCCTCCAGAAACGTTACATTCAGTGATCGTTTTTATGGGTGACAGTACGTTTAAGTCGCCCATGCCAGCCAACGTCACTCGTGGCGGTGACTATATCACATACATTAAATCCTTCCGCAACCCCGTGCTGTCGGAAGCTCAAGTGCAGAAAGCGATAGCACAGATCCAATCTGGTCGACTTACACCGTCATGGGAGACAGATCGCCAGCATGTTCACCAGCTCAAAAATCGCGCCGATCCGAATGCGGAGAGAAAATGCCCAAAATGTGGCAAACCTATGGTATTGCGTACTGCAAAACGAGGCGCAAATGCCGGTAATCAATTCTGGGGTTGCTCCGCATATCCCAAGTGCAGGATGGTGCAAAATATCAACTGA
- a CDS encoding BatD family protein produces the protein MQIWLLPALLTCILSVLVAATAAAADIQVTAELEPARFSEDQAARFVLTVTGARSAEPDMPLADGLHFVYQGQSSQASWVNGKISSSISYNFLVQAEKTGEFTVAPVKVTVEGKEYTSEPVQCTVLPVQNSGRQAGGTPSGTGGSATVHPDADEVRNIGFMRIMPDTDRIYSGQVVPFTLKAYFRTGKRVTLKSAPRLSGDDFLLQSLDEEPRQQQERLNGTSYTTLTWQGTLSAVREGAVSLTVEMDAEVLVRSRSRLRGSPFGSSLLDDPFFADILGNYSRRDVMVSSPEKTMTVLDLPTENRPEGFSGAIGTFSLAVAALPLNGKVGDPITVKMQLAGSGNFSLVQAPSLTEEQGWKVYPASGTVKDLGGGKGEKTFEQALIPTEQGLMAVPPVRFSYFDPKVEEYVTLTSEPIPLSLQAAKNPSASQAGTPGAPAVQNAPQGEKKGISLESPASQPTLHLAPLKPELGRLVPAIFPLYQKRWFQVLIAVALLCLFIAAPLYLRQRRWARDPSFLRHKEVQERLAGHYEGMKTALATQDQEAFRQHCRAAIQERAGEVWGLAPEAVTLADLEQRLADEAPLREVFVRLEQSGYAGEQLAQADLEEILQTTRNELDRLV, from the coding sequence ATGCAGATTTGGTTGCTGCCTGCTTTGCTTACGTGCATTTTGTCTGTACTCGTTGCGGCTACGGCAGCGGCAGCGGATATTCAGGTCACGGCGGAACTGGAGCCAGCAAGGTTTTCTGAGGATCAAGCAGCCCGATTTGTTTTGACCGTGACCGGGGCTCGGTCTGCGGAACCGGACATGCCCCTTGCTGACGGCTTGCATTTTGTTTATCAGGGGCAGAGCAGTCAGGCTTCTTGGGTAAACGGTAAGATATCGTCCTCAATCTCGTATAATTTTTTGGTACAGGCTGAGAAAACTGGCGAATTCACCGTTGCGCCAGTCAAGGTGACGGTTGAGGGCAAGGAGTACACCTCCGAGCCTGTGCAGTGTACAGTGCTGCCTGTGCAGAACAGTGGTAGGCAGGCAGGAGGGACGCCTTCCGGGACAGGAGGATCAGCAACTGTCCATCCTGATGCTGATGAGGTAAGGAATATCGGTTTTATGCGGATCATGCCGGACACCGATCGCATTTATTCGGGGCAGGTCGTTCCCTTTACCCTGAAGGCCTATTTTCGGACAGGGAAACGGGTCACTCTTAAGTCAGCACCACGGCTGAGTGGGGATGATTTTTTGCTCCAGTCTCTGGATGAGGAGCCACGGCAGCAACAAGAGCGTTTGAACGGCACTTCGTATACCACCCTGACGTGGCAGGGGACCCTGTCAGCGGTCAGGGAAGGGGCCGTCTCCCTGACTGTGGAAATGGATGCAGAGGTGTTGGTTCGTTCAAGAAGTCGTCTCCGCGGCAGTCCCTTTGGTTCCTCTTTGTTGGATGATCCTTTTTTTGCTGATATCCTGGGAAACTATTCACGACGTGATGTCATGGTTTCCAGCCCGGAAAAGACGATGACAGTGCTGGACCTGCCAACGGAAAATCGTCCTGAGGGGTTCAGCGGGGCTATTGGTACCTTTAGCCTGGCTGTGGCGGCCTTGCCGCTCAATGGCAAGGTCGGTGATCCCATAACGGTGAAGATGCAACTTGCTGGCAGCGGCAATTTTTCCCTGGTGCAGGCGCCAAGCCTGACCGAAGAGCAAGGCTGGAAGGTCTATCCGGCCTCGGGAACGGTGAAGGATCTGGGCGGTGGTAAAGGTGAGAAGACCTTTGAGCAGGCCCTGATCCCCACTGAGCAGGGCCTGATGGCTGTGCCTCCGGTTCGATTTTCTTATTTTGATCCCAAGGTCGAGGAGTATGTGACGCTGACCAGTGAGCCGATTCCCTTGAGTTTGCAAGCAGCAAAGAACCCATCCGCCTCTCAGGCAGGAACTCCTGGTGCCCCGGCAGTACAGAACGCCCCGCAGGGGGAGAAGAAAGGCATTTCCCTGGAGAGCCCTGCATCTCAGCCTACCCTGCATCTTGCTCCGTTAAAGCCCGAACTGGGGAGACTGGTTCCGGCCATTTTCCCCTTGTATCAGAAGCGTTGGTTTCAGGTGCTCATAGCTGTAGCCTTGCTCTGTCTCTTTATAGCCGCGCCGCTCTATCTCAGGCAGAGAAGATGGGCAAGGGATCCTAGCTTCCTGCGGCATAAAGAGGTACAAGAACGTTTGGCAGGGCATTATGAGGGGATGAAGACGGCCCTGGCAACGCAGGATCAAGAGGCGTTTCGTCAACATTGCCGGGCAGCGATTCAGGAACGGGCAGGGGAGGTCTGGGGGCTCGCCCCGGAGGCGGTTACCTTGGCAGATCTGGAACAACGTCTAGCGGACGAAGCACCGCTGCGCGAGGTCTTTGTTCGTCTGGAGCAGAGTGGCTATGCCGGTGAGCAGCTGGCGCAGGCTGATTTAGAGGAGATCTTGCAAACCACCAGAAACGAACTGGATAGGCTGGTATGA
- a CDS encoding sugar transferase: protein MMSTKIAGTLFQESTVWTSPYQTKKQKITARNRYLIYKRIFDITVVLLCSIVWVPIILLISLCIKISSPNGPVFFLQERTGKGGKRFKLYKFRTMVPNAEEMKKELIHLNELQWPDFKIKNDPRIFRIGKILRKSSLDELPQLFNVLRGEMSLVGPRPTSFGPETYKLWHTERLDVTPGITGLWQILARGSVEFDERLCLDIAYIKHCNMYLDIKILFLTFTSIARQRGTF from the coding sequence ATGATGTCAACAAAAATAGCAGGAACGCTCTTTCAAGAGAGCACTGTTTGGACCAGTCCTTATCAAACAAAAAAACAGAAAATTACCGCTAGAAATAGGTATCTCATCTACAAGCGTATATTTGACATTACTGTCGTCTTACTTTGTAGCATAGTATGGGTACCAATTATCTTATTGATAAGCCTGTGCATAAAAATTTCATCTCCCAACGGCCCTGTTTTTTTTCTTCAAGAACGAACAGGAAAGGGAGGGAAACGCTTTAAGCTCTATAAGTTCCGGACGATGGTTCCCAATGCTGAAGAAATGAAGAAAGAGCTGATTCATCTCAATGAACTACAGTGGCCGGATTTCAAGATTAAGAACGACCCACGTATTTTCAGAATAGGCAAAATACTGCGTAAATCAAGCCTTGATGAATTGCCACAGCTTTTTAATGTATTACGGGGAGAGATGAGTCTCGTTGGCCCTCGACCAACCTCATTTGGTCCAGAAACCTATAAGTTATGGCACACAGAACGATTAGATGTCACCCCAGGCATCACAGGATTATGGCAAATTCTCGCTCGGGGGTCTGTAGAGTTTGACGAACGCTTATGCCTTGATATAGCGTATATTAAACATTGCAACATGTATCTCGACATAAAAATTTTATTTTTAACATTCACCAGCATCGCAAGACAACGAGGTACCTTTTGA
- a CDS encoding YkgJ family cysteine cluster protein encodes MTSNNLHYHNDFPYFFNSNACVACRGKCCRGQRGYIWLSREELQEMAKARSISLNAFARQYVRQVNGQLSLKERVMNNEHLCCFLDPVDHCCTIYNYRPEQCRTFPFWKEFKDDPESISLACPGVSLL; translated from the coding sequence ATGACTAGCAATAATCTTCATTACCATAACGACTTTCCCTATTTTTTCAACAGTAATGCCTGCGTAGCCTGCAGAGGAAAATGCTGCCGAGGTCAGCGAGGTTATATTTGGCTCAGCAGAGAGGAACTACAGGAGATGGCTAAGGCACGAAGTATATCTTTGAATGCCTTTGCTCGGCAATACGTCCGGCAAGTCAATGGACAATTATCTCTCAAAGAGCGCGTCATGAATAACGAGCATCTTTGCTGCTTCCTTGATCCTGTTGATCATTGCTGCACAATCTATAACTACCGTCCAGAGCAATGCAGGACCTTCCCTTTTTGGAAGGAATTTAAGGATGATCCAGAGAGCATCTCCCTAGCCTGCCCCGGTGTTTCTTTACTGTGA
- a CDS encoding VWA domain-containing protein has protein sequence MSLMPTFAEALWLLIGLIACLAVLLFILFNILQRKKELAKFVAPQLLTGLTDNVSRSRRRLKNIFLLLGIAFLFLALARPQYGERWIEVRRKGIDILIGVDVSKSMLVQDIKPSRLGRAKLAIRDFVAKLEGDRVGLLPFAGTAFLMCPLTTDYEAFTASLDTLDVSSIPKGGTDLGRALRQGGEVLTNEANHKVFVLVTDGEDLSEDALRAAEEAKEQHMTVYTIGVGTPEGELVPASKGQVGRFVKDEQGNFITSRLDEQTLSSLAETTGGLYVPLGNMGQGFDTMYEQKLALVPQEEHGQRRRKVSIERFPWPLGLAVLLLSLDFLLTGRRSGWGLPLPFVKTAGRRKKRAVLSVFVLAISAVSGFVLPQARASEGEELFKAGDYAGAAAYYQKALEDDATNSALHFNLGGSLYRQHQYDEAAAAFTRALVTDDLSLQARSYYNRGNSQFFLGASATAKDKEQALKQWSAAKKSYEAALKLEPEDKAAAHNLEMVKKKLEQLKEEMRQSGQQCNNPQEGQEGEQKKEGEQKKEGKQENQQGKRDENENQGNDKEQEGEQQQPSGQQDMQEQQGQSGSSEEKGAEPQEQEKQTDVDQEMAGNQEQEAKQKTVAEPEKKEDAPTAEDIQKAAAVQKEPQEEAQGEGKQMSAEDMERRMMGKMTEEEAKNLLNSLKGEQGELNFIPQGMGDDEPVDKDW, from the coding sequence ATGTCTCTTATGCCAACCTTTGCTGAAGCTCTTTGGCTGCTGATCGGCTTAATTGCCTGCCTTGCGGTCCTCCTTTTTATTCTTTTTAATATCCTCCAGAGAAAGAAAGAGCTGGCAAAATTTGTTGCTCCACAGCTCTTAACCGGATTGACTGATAATGTATCCCGCTCACGTCGGCGTTTGAAAAATATTTTCTTACTGCTGGGGATTGCTTTTCTCTTTCTTGCCTTGGCCAGACCCCAATACGGTGAACGCTGGATTGAGGTGCGGCGTAAGGGGATTGATATCCTTATCGGGGTGGATGTGTCTAAGTCCATGCTTGTGCAGGATATAAAACCAAGTCGGTTAGGACGGGCAAAGTTAGCTATCCGGGATTTTGTGGCTAAGCTGGAAGGTGATCGGGTGGGATTGCTACCTTTTGCTGGCACTGCTTTTCTTATGTGTCCGCTGACTACGGATTATGAAGCCTTTACCGCCTCTCTCGATACCCTGGATGTGAGCAGTATTCCTAAAGGAGGGACGGATCTCGGGAGAGCTCTCAGGCAGGGGGGGGAGGTCTTGACCAATGAGGCCAATCATAAGGTCTTTGTTTTGGTCACCGACGGTGAAGACCTGAGTGAAGACGCGTTAAGAGCAGCCGAAGAGGCCAAAGAGCAGCATATGACCGTGTATACCATCGGTGTGGGGACACCCGAAGGAGAGCTGGTGCCTGCCTCGAAGGGGCAGGTCGGACGCTTTGTAAAAGATGAGCAGGGGAATTTTATCACCTCCAGGCTGGATGAGCAGACCCTGTCCTCCCTTGCCGAGACCACCGGTGGGCTTTATGTCCCGCTGGGCAATATGGGGCAAGGATTTGATACCATGTATGAGCAAAAGCTGGCCTTGGTCCCTCAAGAGGAGCACGGGCAACGGAGGCGAAAGGTTTCCATAGAACGTTTTCCTTGGCCGCTGGGCCTTGCTGTGCTCCTCTTGAGCTTGGATTTTCTGCTCACCGGGCGTCGGAGTGGCTGGGGCCTGCCGCTCCCCTTTGTGAAAACTGCGGGTAGACGAAAGAAGCGAGCTGTATTATCAGTATTCGTGTTGGCAATCAGTGCAGTTTCCGGGTTCGTATTGCCTCAAGCCCGGGCCTCTGAAGGAGAAGAGCTCTTCAAGGCTGGAGATTATGCCGGGGCAGCGGCCTATTATCAAAAAGCCTTGGAAGATGATGCGACCAACTCGGCTCTCCACTTTAACCTGGGTGGTAGCCTGTATCGCCAGCATCAATATGACGAGGCAGCTGCCGCCTTTACCCGGGCCTTGGTAACGGATGATCTCTCACTGCAGGCCAGGAGCTATTATAACCGTGGCAACAGTCAGTTCTTTTTGGGCGCGTCAGCTACGGCAAAGGATAAGGAACAGGCCCTGAAGCAGTGGAGCGCTGCCAAGAAATCCTATGAGGCCGCCTTGAAGCTGGAACCAGAGGACAAGGCAGCTGCTCATAACCTGGAGATGGTCAAAAAGAAGCTAGAGCAGTTGAAAGAAGAAATGCGTCAGTCCGGGCAGCAGTGTAATAATCCTCAGGAGGGACAAGAAGGCGAGCAAAAAAAGGAAGGCGAGCAAAAAAAGGAAGGGAAGCAGGAAAATCAGCAGGGCAAGCGGGACGAGAACGAGAACCAGGGGAACGACAAAGAGCAGGAAGGGGAACAGCAGCAGCCTTCAGGTCAACAGGACATGCAGGAACAACAAGGGCAGAGCGGTTCTTCAGAAGAAAAGGGGGCTGAGCCGCAGGAACAGGAAAAACAGACCGATGTTGATCAGGAAATGGCAGGAAATCAGGAGCAGGAAGCAAAGCAGAAGACGGTAGCGGAACCGGAGAAGAAAGAGGACGCTCCCACGGCAGAAGATATTCAGAAGGCGGCAGCTGTCCAAAAAGAACCGCAGGAAGAAGCCCAGGGAGAGGGGAAGCAGATGAGTGCTGAGGACATGGAACGGAGAATGATGGGCAAGATGACTGAGGAAGAGGCGAAAAATCTGCTCAACAGCCTGAAGGGAGAGCAGGGTGAGTTGAATTTTATCCCGCAGGGAATGGGTGACGACGAACCAGTGGACAAAGATTGGTGA
- a CDS encoding polysaccharide biosynthesis/export family protein, whose translation MDIVIHPNIKKRKTVMMHPKILWTYCCILFIFSLSGCTTTKPIVKKPAPIPSLPEQIQAQLPKEYCIQPGNELLIKFLDNPELNEKVTVRPDGRISIQLAHEIMVANKTPAEVTDELTSIIESELENPHITVIVSSFKAQKIYVGGEVTEPQVVDLEQGSTALQAIFQARGFTSSARTNEVILIRRQSDYTPVAMTLNLSHVLDGTNMKQDVLLMPHDIIFVPKTPIADANQWVEQHIRNLIPLETLFNVSYDFYK comes from the coding sequence TTGGATATTGTAATACATCCGAATATAAAAAAAAGAAAAACGGTCATGATGCATCCAAAGATACTGTGGACCTACTGTTGTATTCTCTTCATATTTTCCCTTTCCGGTTGTACTACTACCAAACCGATCGTAAAAAAACCTGCGCCGATTCCTTCATTACCTGAGCAAATACAGGCTCAACTGCCGAAGGAATATTGTATACAGCCAGGCAATGAATTGCTGATCAAGTTTCTTGATAACCCGGAATTAAATGAAAAAGTTACCGTTCGTCCAGATGGACGGATCTCAATACAGCTGGCACATGAGATTATGGTGGCAAACAAAACCCCTGCTGAGGTAACTGACGAGCTTACCTCAATAATAGAATCAGAGCTAGAAAATCCACACATAACAGTTATTGTGAGTTCTTTCAAGGCACAAAAAATCTATGTTGGAGGAGAGGTAACAGAACCACAGGTAGTTGATCTTGAACAGGGCTCAACTGCTCTGCAGGCTATCTTTCAGGCTCGGGGATTTACAAGTAGCGCTCGAACAAATGAAGTTATCCTCATTCGTCGCCAATCGGATTATACACCAGTTGCCATGACGTTAAATTTATCACATGTCCTTGATGGCACCAACATGAAGCAGGATGTTCTCCTAATGCCCCATGATATTATATTTGTGCCGAAAACTCCTATTGCCGATGCAAATCAGTGGGTTGAGCAACATATACGCAACCTTATTCCGCTGGAAACGTTGTTTAATGTTTCATACGACTTCTATAAATAA
- a CDS encoding GNVR domain-containing protein, translating to MAETLLPLKIISTLFKHKFKIIFTFLSTVTTVTIGTYMAKPTYETTSDLLIRFGREYLYSPAVDDDRSPYNYFNDKGVINTEIQIINSFDLVKNVITEIGLEKIYPPPPQEQGGIKKRIFNYIKKTLKSVGLDFFSGKAPEPPNEQNRLARAARQIRQLLVVRGDPAANIIHVSFTHSNPQITADVVNTLVELYKEKHLETFSESSEATAFFKKQVDIYYNKLLKSQKEFEGFQKENLTISPEKQQDLLLKQREKLKLDFFENELQVALKKEPLFANPERNEVVAKGKKELLRLKLEELELSDRYKKDTSKIITIRRQIELLENLLGEMPDKRIIKIRREKIKQQLKKVDKELLNLVLNGIEYHKLKDEVELYSERYQNYKKTLDDFLINDEMDRHKINNIRVIQKAPVPLDPILPRKEMNIASGAILGVILGACIALCAEYLSKKSINLKNNQLEIT from the coding sequence ATGGCTGAAACACTTCTGCCTCTCAAGATAATCAGCACGCTCTTTAAACATAAGTTTAAGATAATATTCACCTTTTTGTCTACGGTTACCACCGTGACAATAGGAACCTATATGGCCAAGCCGACATATGAAACCACTTCGGATTTACTAATCAGATTTGGAAGAGAATATCTTTATTCCCCGGCTGTAGATGATGACCGGAGTCCTTATAACTATTTCAATGACAAGGGAGTAATAAATACGGAGATTCAAATCATCAACAGTTTCGATCTGGTAAAAAATGTTATTACCGAAATTGGTCTTGAAAAAATATATCCCCCTCCTCCGCAAGAACAAGGAGGAATAAAAAAACGTATCTTCAATTATATTAAAAAAACATTAAAATCTGTAGGGTTAGATTTTTTTTCCGGTAAAGCACCTGAACCTCCAAATGAACAAAACAGACTTGCAAGGGCGGCACGACAGATTCGTCAACTGCTTGTTGTTCGAGGGGACCCTGCAGCAAATATCATTCATGTAAGTTTCACCCACAGTAATCCTCAGATTACGGCAGATGTAGTAAATACTCTCGTAGAATTATACAAGGAAAAGCATTTAGAGACCTTCAGTGAGTCATCAGAAGCCACCGCTTTTTTTAAAAAACAAGTGGATATTTACTACAACAAGCTACTGAAATCTCAAAAGGAATTCGAGGGCTTCCAAAAAGAAAACTTGACAATTTCACCAGAAAAACAGCAAGATTTACTCTTAAAACAACGAGAGAAATTGAAGCTTGATTTTTTTGAAAATGAACTACAAGTCGCTCTAAAGAAGGAACCTTTATTTGCAAATCCGGAACGCAATGAAGTCGTTGCCAAGGGAAAAAAAGAATTGCTCAGGCTAAAACTCGAGGAGTTGGAATTGTCTGACCGTTACAAAAAAGACACCTCAAAGATTATAACCATACGAAGACAAATTGAGCTCCTTGAAAATCTTCTCGGCGAAATGCCAGATAAACGAATTATTAAAATCAGGCGGGAAAAGATAAAACAACAACTGAAAAAAGTGGATAAAGAGCTGCTCAATCTGGTTCTCAACGGGATAGAATACCACAAGTTGAAAGATGAAGTTGAACTGTATTCCGAGCGCTATCAGAACTACAAAAAGACCCTGGATGACTTCCTGATAAACGACGAAATGGACCGTCACAAGATAAACAATATCAGAGTGATACAAAAGGCCCCTGTTCCGCTTGACCCTATTCTCCCAAGAAAAGAGATGAATATTGCTTCAGGTGCAATTCTTGGTGTTATTTTAGGCGCATGCATTGCATTATGTGCTGAATACTTGAGCAAAAAGAGCATCAACCTGAAAAACAATCAATTGGAAATAACCTAA
- a CDS encoding GNAT family N-acetyltransferase has protein sequence MHTKLVTDINSFLEIKHDWNQLLLSSSSSSLPLSHEWLMSWWQTFGDNKTLHIICVYEDHKLLAVAPFMKEKIRYRGIPIVCLRLMTNDHTPFSDVVIHNEAGDEQKKQIVNLIINSNTTDILILSKIQQDVFSYQQILSKKRIAGHCYGVKTREITPVIRTDGSWDDFLKSTSRNFRKNLNNKFNRFKKHTDFTIDCLKVVSTSDPVLDEMMQISKNSWKTSVHNDLCSRPSNKAFLYNLIDKFGRAGSVHLWLMRKAGEPVAFEFHLNYQGIAYPLRADFDEHYRKFSPGSILEYTVLKELFETKKTYKYHSCADNYWYLKRWPCELRTHFDIEIFSKTMKSRFLYLLEYGLIPVARVIRDTIRKKNQEQSS, from the coding sequence ATGCATACAAAACTAGTAACTGATATAAATAGTTTTTTAGAGATAAAACATGATTGGAATCAGCTCTTGTTATCCAGCTCAAGCAGCTCTCTACCTCTCAGCCACGAATGGTTGATGAGCTGGTGGCAAACATTCGGCGACAATAAAACACTTCATATCATCTGCGTATACGAGGACCACAAACTGTTAGCTGTAGCTCCCTTTATGAAGGAAAAAATCAGGTATCGGGGCATACCTATCGTTTGTTTGCGCTTGATGACCAACGATCATACGCCCTTTTCTGACGTGGTAATCCACAATGAGGCAGGAGATGAACAAAAAAAACAAATAGTGAATCTGATTATAAACAGTAACACTACAGACATATTAATACTGAGCAAAATCCAACAAGATGTTTTTAGCTACCAGCAAATCTTATCGAAAAAGAGAATTGCTGGGCACTGCTATGGGGTAAAGACGAGGGAGATAACTCCTGTGATCCGAACCGATGGAAGCTGGGATGACTTTTTAAAATCAACCTCTCGTAACTTCAGAAAAAATTTAAATAACAAGTTTAATCGATTCAAAAAACATACTGACTTCACAATAGATTGTCTGAAGGTTGTCTCAACATCAGATCCGGTATTGGATGAAATGATGCAGATCTCAAAAAATAGTTGGAAGACAAGTGTTCATAATGATCTCTGTTCTAGGCCGTCAAACAAGGCGTTTCTGTATAACCTGATCGATAAATTTGGCCGGGCAGGCTCAGTTCATCTGTGGCTCATGAGAAAGGCGGGAGAACCAGTAGCATTTGAATTTCACCTCAATTACCAAGGGATAGCATATCCCCTTCGAGCAGACTTTGATGAACATTACAGAAAATTTTCACCAGGATCAATACTTGAATATACGGTATTAAAAGAACTGTTTGAAACAAAAAAAACATATAAATATCACAGCTGTGCAGACAACTATTGGTATCTGAAAAGATGGCCATGCGAACTGCGAACACACTTTGATATTGAAATTTTTTCCAAAACTATGAAGTCACGATTTCTCTACCTGCTCGAATATGGCCTTATCCCTGTAGCTCGAGTAATTCGAGATACGATAAGGAAAAAAAACCAGGAGCAATCTTCTTAA